Below is a window of Alphaproteobacteria bacterium DNA.
AGCCCTTATCTGCGGGGCACGTTAAACCAAACGAGCCCCTAACCTTTAGGGGCACGACATTCGTAGTATTACTAGCAATGATGCTTACAAAATGTTTAACAAGGCCTGAATGAAAGAATAAAGGCATATATAAACATCATCTCCATGTGGGTTATGAGAGAAAGCTTATGCCTTATTTTGCAGAGCAACAAGGTTTTTAGGGTTAAAAATGGGTTAACTCAGCAGCACGTTAGTTGACCAACTGGTTGAGGATTATTTTTGCCCGAAATGCGCATCAAAAGAGCTATGGCAAGGCTTTTAGCCCGCTTTGGCGCGGGCATGAAATGCGGCGATGAGCGTACCGTCATCGAGATAATCAAGTTCCCCGCCGATCGGCAGGCCATGGGCAAGACGCGTCAAGGATACGCCCGTGCTTTCCAATTGTTCGGCAACCACATGTGCGGTCGTTTGTCCTTCCAGCGTTGCGTTGAGCGCAAGGATGACTTCGCGCACCGGTTGCTCTGTGCTGCGTGAAGATGCCACGCGTTGCAACAATCCAGCAATGCGAAGTTGATCGGGGCCAACACCATCGAGTGCGGAGAGTGTTCCGCCGAGAATATGATATAGCCCTTTGTAGATACCGCTGCGTTCCATCGCCCATAAATCACTGACATCTTCAACCACACACACCATCGAACGATCGCGGCGCGTATCTTGACATACGGCGCATGGATTTTGCGTATCAAGATTCCCGCACGCATCGCATTGGCGCATGGTGCGCGCTGTTTCCAGCATCGCTTCGGCCAGTGGCTTTAACAATGTCTCCGGCTTCTTCATTAAACTTAGCGCAACGCGGCGCGCCGAACGCGGGCCAAGACCCGGCAGCTTTGCCAGCAATGCAATAAGACGTTGAAGCGGATTATCCGTGCCAAACATTTAGATATCAAGAGAACGGTAGTTTGAAACCAGGCGGCAATGCCATGCCGCCCATAATCTTTTGCGTTTCGGATTCCACATGCTGTTCGATTTTTTTGCGCGCATCGTTATAGGCCGCCACAATCAAATCTTCCAGCATGCCGATATCGGCAGGATCAACGACCTTTGGATCAAGGGTGATTTTCTTCGCTTCGCCTCTGCCATTCAATGTGACGGATACCAATCCGCCGCCAGAAGCCCCGTGCAATTCCGCTGCTGCCAAATCATTCTGCATATTGGCAAGGCGCGTTTGCATTTCTTGCGCTTGGCGCATCATATTACCGATGTTCTTCATTTTATGTTCCTGTTTACGTGTTTCTTATTCTTCATCATCAAAACTGATTTCAGCCAGTTCTTCTTTGCCGGCTTGTGCGTCGACCACTTCGACTTCCTTTACCTTGGTGCGAAGCGCCGTCAGCTTCGCATCCGGAAAGCTGCCCAGCACCGCTTTAACCAAGGGATGGTTTTCAGCATTCTGCATGCGGCTAGCCTTATGCTGCTTTACCGTTTCGCTTAAGGTCGGCTGGCCTTGCTCAGCAGATAGGGTGACCATCCAGCGTTTGCCAGTCCATTCGGTTAAAAATTGCGATACTTTTCCGGCCAGATTTTGTGGCGCGCGGTCGGTCACGCGGATTTCCAGCATGCTTGGCGCAAAATTCACCACATGCACTTCGGAATAAAGATGACTGAACAATGTAATTTCTTTTTTTTCTTCAAACAAATTGACCAGCGCTTCAAAGTTTTCTGGCATGGGTGAATAGGCCACTGCACTTTGTATGTGCGGCGCTGCTTGTGCACGCACTGCCATTGGCTGGGGGCTTGACGCCGCAACCGCAAGATTGCCTTGGCTACGTGTATGTGCGCCATTCCCGTTGCCGTTGCCATTACCATTTGGCCGCGGGGCGGCGTATTCACTGGTACCTGTTTCCTGAATCTTCTTAATCAAATCACCGGGCGGTGGTAAATCGGCGGCATAGCTTAAGCGAATAAGCACCATTTCCAGCGCTTGATGACTATCAGGCGCTTGCTGCACTTCGCTCATACCCTTAAGCAACATCTGCCATGTGCGGGTGAGTGCGGGCATGCCCAGCTTTGCGCCTAGCGTTGCAGCAAGATTGCGTTCCAGTTCCGGCAATGCCTGGCCTTGCGCCAATTGCGGAGAGATTTTTGCACGGGTTAAGGTGTGTGCAATATCGGCAAGGTCATGCAAGATAACAAGCGGGTCTGCGCCAAGTGCGCGAAGTTCCCCTGCAATATCCAATGCATTTACCGGTGAACCAGTGTGCAATGCTTCAAATAGAGTAATGAGCTTTGCACGATCGGCAAGCCCTAACATGGTGCGCACATCATCTGCCGAAACGGTGTTACTTTGCGCGCGCGCTATCGCTTGATCCAACAAGCTCAATCCATCACGAACCGAGCCATCCGCTGCTCTGGCAATAAGCGCAACGGCTTCATCTTCCGCTTCCATTTTTTCGGCGTGGCTCACGCGTTTAAAATGTTCCTGCAAAATGACAGCATCTACACGGCGCAAATCAAAGCGCTGGCAGCGGGAAAGAACTGTTACAGGAACCTTGCGGATTTCAGTGGTAGCAAAGATGAATTTGGTATGCGGGGGCGGTTCTTCTAATGTCTTGAGCAACGCATTAAATGCGTTTTTCGACAACATGTGGACTTCATCGATAATATAAACTTTATACCGCGCGCTCACGGGTCCATAACGCACCCCGTCAATAATATCACGGATGTCATCAACGCCGGTGCGTGATGCAGCGTCCATTTCCAATACGTCAACATGGCGATCTTGCGTTATCGCTTCGCAATTGGCACACACACCGCAGGGCTTAATGGTGGGGCCGCCCTTACCATCTGCGCCAATGCAATTAAGGGAGCGCGCGATGATACGTGCAGTTGTTGTTTTGCCAACACCGCGCACACCCGTCAGCATATAGGCCTGCGCCAGTCGTCCGCTTTCTATGGCATTGGTTAGGGTGCGCACCAAAATATCTTGCCCGATTAATTCATCAAAATTGGTGGGGCGGTATTTGCGCGCAAGTACCCGATATGCGGCTGGCGCATCTTTATCTTCTTCGGTCATTTCGGCAAAAAGCATACTCATAATTTTTTAGAATAGGGATGCGCGGCACATGAATAAAGGGATTCTTTATAGCATAAAAAATGGCTTAATTGTTGGTGTTCAGGCTATCCAAGGGTACGTTTTAATATTGGTAAAAGTTTACCCTGCTGAATATCAACCAGGGATAGTTGATTTGCGTACATAAAACGAAACAGGCTTTCACGGTTCAGTTTTTTTAACGCATCAATACTATTACACATTCCATGCCATGAACCCACGGTGCTATGACGCGTATCACTGAATGCAGGGATGCCCAGTTGCAATGCTTTCCACGCAACCGATGAATTGAATGTGATAACCGCGCCTGCTGTAGCAAACGCATCATCCAGTTTTTCAGTTGCATCCTTGCGCCGTATTATGGGGATTAACCCCAATTGTTTTGCGTGATTTTCTGCATGGGTTATCCATGATGCATCTTCCAGATTGAAAAATGCAGCGGTATGTTTAGTTGGCGGACAAATCAATGCGACGCTACCACCATTTTTCCATGGTGAAATTTCCGGGCATTTGTCTGATTGGATTTTTGCATCAAACAGACTTTGCGTGTTTTTATACGCGATGCGGTACTGACCATCAAAATGCCCTGGATCGAAATAACCCAAATCAATATTAAACCAATGTTTGCCAACTTTTTCGACATGGCGATATACATCGCCCATACCGCGCAAAATGCCATAACCTATATGCACATCCGTTGCATTTATTTTTTCCTCTGAAATATCAAGCGGCGTTGCAATTAAGCCATCATCCTTGAAACCCATTTTCAGCGACATGCCAACGCGCTGTGAATAAGGATGTTCTGTTACCCAGATGGTGACTAGCATAAAGACAACCCAGAAAAAACGCCCGAGCGGTTGCGCGATTGCGCAGATCGAATGGCGTAGAAAAAATCAAGTGGAAGGTTGAACATGACCCGATGCATCTCGTTACGGGTGCTTCCTTTCGGATCTGGCCGGATTGGCGGGGCGCTACTCGTCCATGCCAACCTTCCGGCCGTGGTTATAGAGCAGTTTTATTCAAGTTGAAATGCCTTATTTATTGCTTTGTTTTAGCGTTCGTTTTAGCTAGCGCTTCGCTTAATTCTTCTACCAGCTTGGTCAGGCGGGCGATTTCCTGTTCGCGCATCATATCAATTTTTTCATGCAATAACTCGATTTCCAGCTCTGCTTTCAAATTCACATCATAGTCCAGTTGCACCTTCATGCGATCAATTTCGGCTTCACGGTTCTGTGCCATCATAATAATTGGCGCAGTATAGGCCGCTTGAAATGACAACATCAGATTTAGCAAAATAAACGGGTAAGGATCCCATGGAGTTACCCAACCGAAAATGTTGGCGCATAGCCACAACCCAAGCAATACAGATTGAATAATTATAAAACGCCATGAACCCACCACGGCTACCACAGCATCAGCCACGCGGCTACCCATGGTTTGCTTTTCGCTTTCAATTTTTAGATGCTTGTGCTTTTTGGCGCGCAATTTGGCGAGCGTTTCATATTCAGGTGAATGTTGTTTCATGGCACCCTTCTTGAAAAATGGTGAGACCGGCGGGATTTGAACCTGCGACCTACAGTTTAGGAAACCAAGAAGAGTCCTACTACGTTTTCCTAAGGAGCACCATTCAACACTGAATTTATCAATAAACACTGGAGAAATTGCAAAAGCTTTTCTAAAGGCTCCTAACACATTCTACACAGCGACCTTACTATGACCTTACTAAACGGGCAGCTTTATGACGAATTTTTGAGTAAGGCCATAGTAAGGTTCTACACTCTCCTACATTGTCCTAAACCCTTCTTTTAGCATCGAATTTGGTTGTCTTTTGTCTCTTTGAAAATATGGTTCGACCTTACTTGAAACCCTATTTCGGCTGACCAAATGCCTCTTATGAAGCTTACAAAAACTGAAGTTGAGCGCATGCCGCTCACTGAAAACGGGCAGAAACTGTACTTCGACACAGAATTAAAAGGCTTCGGGTTGCTTGTAAGCCGCCAATCTAAATCCTACATCGCTCAAAAAGATATCCGAGGAAAAAGCCGCCGAGTTAACATTGGACGTCATGGCACTTGGACAACCGACGAAGCGCGAAAAGAAGCTCGCAAAATTCTTGCATCTATGGATTCAGGACAAGACCCTGTTGAAATTCAAACAGCCAAGCTTATGACGAACATAACGCTTCTTTCCTGCTATCAAATACATAAAGACCTTTTGAAAAGAAAAGATGCTGCGGAGGGCACACTTAATAACTATCAATTCACGATGGATAACTACCTCAAGGATTGGTGGGATAGACCCATTGATAAAATCAGCCGTAGCGAGGTGAGAGAACGCCATACGCTGATTGGCGAAAAGCATGGGCATGTTGTAGCCAACCGTGCCATGCAAAACTTCAGGGCAATATACAACACCGCTATGAAGGAATATGAGCACTTACCACCATGCCCCATCATCGCTGTGCATTGGTTCAAAGAACGCAGACGTCAAGAACCTATTCCAGCAGATAAATTGCCTGCTTGGTTTAACCTGACCAAGAAGATCAAAAATCCAGTACGCCGGGACTATCAGTTGTTTGTGCTTTTCACGGGCATTCGCCGCCGTGATGCTGCAAGTATCCGGTGGGAAGATATTGACCTCACCAAAGCCAGCCTTCATCGCCCCAAACCGAAGGGCGGCGAAGATCGAGCGTTTACTATTCCATTGCCCGACATCTGCCTTGAAATTCTTGAACGCCGAGAACGGCAGAACCGGATATTGTTCGGTGATAACTGCCCATGGGTATTTCCAACCTTCAGTCGCAAGGGAAACAAATTAATTCCTGTTCAAGAACCCAAAGAACAACGGCAAGGCCTACCCTCACCTCACCGCTTGCGTGATACATATACTACTGCTGCAAACAATGCAGGCCTATCACCTTACGATATTGATGTGCTTACGAACCACCGCCCCGCCAAGGGCAGCGTTACGGCTGGCTATATCCGTCAGGACTTTGAATATCTGCGCGTGCAGCAGCAGAAAGTGGCGGATTATTTAAAGCTGCATTTGAAAATGTGTGAAAAAGACAGCTTAGGACAGTGTAGGAATGAAAAAAATTAGTCCTGAGGTTATGGGTAAGAAATTATCAACCCAACAACAGGAGCGCACATGTCAGAACAAGAAGAACTAAACGAAGAAGAGACTTATCCAGAGCCGCATTGGGATTTACTTCACGAACAACTACGCCGTGCTTTTAAATGGATTTACGATGGCGATGGAGAAAAATACAACGGCAATGACTTCATCGTCTTGCAAGCTCTTTGCTTATGCCAAGCGATGATTTTACCTAAAAGTTATGACCCCGAAGAACTGGCAAAAGACTTTATTTGGCATGTGTACCACACAGCTGAATTTATCCATCTTGCAGCTGGTGACGCGGGCAACAAGAAGTTATTTGAAGCTGCCAAAATTCTTTGGTCATTAAAGGAAACCATTGAAGAAAGTCCTACAATCTGAGCAATCTGAACGTTAAGATTTCAATGTTAATCTAAGCCCCTTCAGCTCGTTAGAAGGGGCTTTTTTATAACATTTAGAAAATAAACAAAATATTTGCCATGAAAAAACTGGCCAAGGCGTTAGGCTGATTTCCATCTTTACCACGCCAGCAAAAAGCTACCTCATGCCTACAAAACCAAAACAAGTAACACCACCAGCTATAACTCAAAAACTCATTGAAGAGTCGTGGCAAGTATTCGTCAGCACCTTGAAACATGAGGGTCATAACATTCGATGGGCTGAAAAAATACCACGCCATAAAATCAAACGGATATTTCTGAAAATCGCACAGCTTCGCAAATTATGGATGGGGTTGAACGACATAGAAAGATCATATTTGCCAACAGAATTACTTGCATCTTCTGAATTGCCATCCGCTGAAAGTCTCCTCCCACCAGATTCTTCAGAATACCATCGAGCGAACAAGATAGCTCTCAAACTCGATGCAGCGTTGGCTTGGCATAATGAATATGAGTTCTTATGCAAGGAAGCTAATCATGACCGAAGAAGGAAAGATGCGGAAAAAGCTTTAACTGCGCATCTTCTCGATTATTGGCGCGAAAAAACTGGGCAAATACCAAAAGGGAGAAAAGATGCACGCGACCTAAATCTTCCTCTCAATATCTGGATAGCCGAAATTCAGGAAAAGATGAGAGCGTATGGCAAAAACACAAAAACAGCCGAAGATATTAAAAACAAAGCTTTGTTGAGACTTAGAGGATACCGACCAGACGACATGATCGTCGAAGTTGCAAAACTTCTCTAATCCCATTTCGGGGATTTAAATTGCAGAAAAATTCGCACGACAATCCCTTACCTCCAGAAGGAAAATGTAATTATTAGAAATAGCCATAGCAACAACAAGGAGGCATACGCTATGGCAAACGAAAACGACATTCAAAAAATCGAGGCTTTATTTTTACGTTTAATTAAAGTCTTAACTACCCACGAAGCAAAGATAGCCAACGAGTATATATGCACTAAAGCTGCAGCAACATATCTTGGCATTAGCCCAGAACTTCTAGAAAACTGGCGGACTTATGGTGACGGCCCCAAGTTTACAAAACTGGCCCATGCAGTCCGTTACAAAAAATCAAATCTAGATGAATTCATGCTCTCGCGCACCAAAGCAAATACAGCAGAGGTGCCCCGTGGATAAAAGCTATCGCGATGAACTCTACAGTGCAGCAAACGCTTATATCAATCGTGGTTGGTCTATCGTGCCGTTGAAGACCCAATCTAAATTGCCTCAAGGAAAGTGGGGAAAAGAGCACGTCACAAGCGACACGCTGGTTAATCATTTTTCAGCAGTAAGCAATATTGGTATTGCACTTGGTCAACGTAGCGGCGGGTTAGTGGATTTAGACTTTGATTTGGCAGAAGCGGCGATCATGGAAGGCGCAACTTTTTCTCATCTTCCAGCATTTGGTCGCGCATCTAAACCAATTGGACATAGGCTCGTTATTTGCGATGACTGCGAGAAAACCGTTCAATTTCAATTGTCGGAATCAGAAGCAAAAATCATCGGATTAACTCACGAGACTCGAATGGTGCTGGAGGTGCGGTCAAGCGGCGCTCAAACTATGGTGCCACCGTCGATACATCCCAGCGGTGAAAGCCTTACGTGGGTTGGTTTATTACCTAACGATATTCCGCGAGTCTCATGGGCTGAAATTGTTGATGCCGCAAGCATTACTGCATTTTTGGGGGTAGCGCTCAAAATGTATCCACGGCAAGCGGGCGACAGGAACTCGATCTGCTTGGCTCTTGCTGGAACACTTCTGCGCACAGGCATGCATTATGTAGAGGTGAACAATTTGATATTATATTTAACTGAGAAAGCAGGTGATGAAGATTCTTCAACGCGAGCGAACGCAGAAAGCACGTTCCGTAAATTGGAAGCAGGTGAAGAAGTCACTGGCCTTCCAAAACTGTGTGAACTTTTAAGTATCACAGAATTGGAAGCTACACTTCATAAATGGCTATACGGATCAAAAGTAAAAGCAAAACGAACCGCCCAAGTAGCAAAAGAACCTGCAACATCAGTAGACGCAGAAACAAAACTGCAAGAACTGAATAAAGATTATTTGGTTGTTGGTAGCGAAGGCGGAAAATGCCGCGTCGTATTCTTTGAGCGGCGAGCTTTCGAAAAAGGCCAAATGCGCGACGTAATGGTCATGCAGTCCTTTGCCGATTTTAACAATAGGTTTATGAATCAACACGTAACGATTCAAGATAGAGACGAACAAAGGCAAATTCGGCTTGGCAAGTTTTGGCTCGAGCATCCGAAGCGTCGGCAATATGACCAAATCGAATTCCTTCCAGCGCAAGAAGCTCCTTCAAATATCTATAATTTGTGGCGGGGGTTTCAATACGAACCCAAAAATGGATCGTGGATGCCGTTACTGCGCCACGTATGGTACGTTTTAGCAAAAGAGGATCGCGCTTCGTTTCAGTATATTATGCGTTGGGCCGCTTGGGCTGTGCAGAACCCTGCGGATCACGCAGAAGTGGCGCTCGTTTTTCGTGGGGGCAAGGGTACGGGGAAAGGAACATTCTGCCGATGGTTGAAGATACTTTTCGGACAGCATGGCTTACAAATTTTTTCTTCAAAACACATCGTAGGTAGGTTTAACAGTCATTTGCGAGATTGCGTTCTTTTGTTTGCTGATGAAGCGATCGCACCAAGCGATAAAGATGCGGAAGCAGTTTTGAAAGGAATGCTCACTGAGCCTTCACTTGCTATTGAAGGCAAAGGGCGTGATGTGGTGCAGGCACGCAACCACTTGCACGTGATGATGGCGTCCAATGCCACGTGGGTGGTGCCAGCGTCGTTCGATGAACGGCGGTTCGCTGTTTTCGAGGTCTCAACAGCAAAACATGGCGATACGGCCTGGTTTAACGATATTCATTACAACATGACGCACGGAGGGGCAGAAGCGATGCTTTACTTCCTACTTAACCTTAAACTCGACGGTTGGCATCCCCGACAAAATGTTCCTTCGAATTCTGCGCTTAATAATCAACGTGCTGAATCATTGCAAGGTGCAGAAAAATTATGGCTAGACTATCTATCGGTTGGAGAAATCGTCGGGCAACAAGCAGGGCAACAAGTTATTGTAAGCACCATTGCTTTTGCTGAGGCCGCGAAGTGCTCAGCCCGAAGGGCTGCTGCATTTCTTAAGGCCATGGGTTGCCTACAAGAACGCAACAGGCGACCTTCCGGATGGATTGTTCCTGCATTAGGTGAAGCACGCGCAAACTGGAACAAGAACTGCTTTAAAGTCGAATGGACTGATGAAGAACATTGGATCGCGTTACCAGTTCAACCACCGTTTTAAGTTTAAACTTCCACCGCTTTTTTACCGGATTGAAAATTCTAAAATATATTAATTGCAGTGTTTTACCGAGTTCACCGGATTGACCGGATACTTAGCGCGTACGCGTCATTTATTCCGGTTAATCCGGCCAAAACGGAGTATAATTGCAATTACCGCATCTTAACACACACCGGATATATACCGGATCACAATCTTTCAACATGTCACCCACACAAGGTATGGCACTGCGCGTGCATAATTTTCTTCATGTCTGAAAGTATCGCTGAACTATTCAATTTCCGTAATCTTCACTTCCATGCCGCCCTTAGGGGTGATGATGCAGCGGGCTTCATATTTGAGTTGTAGGTTCATCAAGTTTTTAGCCGTGAAGTTTTGAACAATCGTTCTATTGCCGTTGCTATGAACGATGGTGCCATAGCCCGTGATGCTGTGAAACTCAATGGTCGATGGGTGCACCACTCTTGCCTTTATTTCCTTCAAGCAAGCTTTCCGTGCTGCTGCCTCATCTACGGGTAGAGGAGCCACCAGCGGCTTATCCTGCTCAATATCCTTAGCTGAAAACCAGACGTTAAAAAGTGGCACCAAAGCATTATCCTGCTTCGAAACACAGGCCACATAATACAAGCCTTTTTGATTTACACTGCGGTCACCATAGCTCACACCTTTGCAGTTAGATTCGTCATGCAAAACCCTTTGCACGGCCTTCTTCATCATTTCTTTTTCGGCCTTGGTGAGGTCTTTCTCCGCATCAATGTCCCAAGGCTTCATGTCCTCCGCAACTACTGCGGTTAACGACGCGTCATCATCCTGCTTGGTGAAAATCAAGAACGGGGAACACAAGAGTAGGGAAAGCGCAACATGCTGATGCCATAATTGGATAGATTTTGATGGTTTGAAAAGTGCGTTAGCC
It encodes the following:
- a CDS encoding DUF1003 domain-containing protein — its product is MGSRVADAVVAVVGSWRFIIIQSVLLGLWLCANIFGWVTPWDPYPFILLNLMLSFQAAYTAPIIMMAQNREAEIDRMKVQLDYDVNLKAELEIELLHEKIDMMREQEIARLTKLVEELSEALAKTNAKTKQ
- a CDS encoding integrase family protein, which codes for MKLTKTEVERMPLTENGQKLYFDTELKGFGLLVSRQSKSYIAQKDIRGKSRRVNIGRHGTWTTDEARKEARKILASMDSGQDPVEIQTAKLMTNITLLSCYQIHKDLLKRKDAAEGTLNNYQFTMDNYLKDWWDRPIDKISRSEVRERHTLIGEKHGHVVANRAMQNFRAIYNTAMKEYEHLPPCPIIAVHWFKERRRQEPIPADKLPAWFNLTKKIKNPVRRDYQLFVLFTGIRRRDAASIRWEDIDLTKASLHRPKPKGGEDRAFTIPLPDICLEILERRERQNRILFGDNCPWVFPTFSRKGNKLIPVQEPKEQRQGLPSPHRLRDTYTTAANNAGLSPYDIDVLTNHRPAKGSVTAGYIRQDFEYLRVQQQKVADYLKLHLKMCEKDSLGQCRNEKN
- a CDS encoding bifunctional DNA primase/polymerase, producing the protein MDKSYRDELYSAANAYINRGWSIVPLKTQSKLPQGKWGKEHVTSDTLVNHFSAVSNIGIALGQRSGGLVDLDFDLAEAAIMEGATFSHLPAFGRASKPIGHRLVICDDCEKTVQFQLSESEAKIIGLTHETRMVLEVRSSGAQTMVPPSIHPSGESLTWVGLLPNDIPRVSWAEIVDAASITAFLGVALKMYPRQAGDRNSICLALAGTLLRTGMHYVEVNNLILYLTEKAGDEDSSTRANAESTFRKLEAGEEVTGLPKLCELLSITELEATLHKWLYGSKVKAKRTAQVAKEPATSVDAETKLQELNKDYLVVGSEGGKCRVVFFERRAFEKGQMRDVMVMQSFADFNNRFMNQHVTIQDRDEQRQIRLGKFWLEHPKRRQYDQIEFLPAQEAPSNIYNLWRGFQYEPKNGSWMPLLRHVWYVLAKEDRASFQYIMRWAAWAVQNPADHAEVALVFRGGKGTGKGTFCRWLKILFGQHGLQIFSSKHIVGRFNSHLRDCVLLFADEAIAPSDKDAEAVLKGMLTEPSLAIEGKGRDVVQARNHLHVMMASNATWVVPASFDERRFAVFEVSTAKHGDTAWFNDIHYNMTHGGAEAMLYFLLNLKLDGWHPRQNVPSNSALNNQRAESLQGAEKLWLDYLSVGEIVGQQAGQQVIVSTIAFAEAAKCSARRAAAFLKAMGCLQERNRRPSGWIVPALGEARANWNKNCFKVEWTDEEHWIALPVQPPF
- a CDS encoding DNA polymerase III subunit gamma/tau, which encodes MLFAEMTEEDKDAPAAYRVLARKYRPTNFDELIGQDILVRTLTNAIESGRLAQAYMLTGVRGVGKTTTARIIARSLNCIGADGKGGPTIKPCGVCANCEAITQDRHVDVLEMDAASRTGVDDIRDIIDGVRYGPVSARYKVYIIDEVHMLSKNAFNALLKTLEEPPPHTKFIFATTEIRKVPVTVLSRCQRFDLRRVDAVILQEHFKRVSHAEKMEAEDEAVALIARAADGSVRDGLSLLDQAIARAQSNTVSADDVRTMLGLADRAKLITLFEALHTGSPVNALDIAGELRALGADPLVILHDLADIAHTLTRAKISPQLAQGQALPELERNLAATLGAKLGMPALTRTWQMLLKGMSEVQQAPDSHQALEMVLIRLSYAADLPPPGDLIKKIQETGTSEYAAPRPNGNGNGNGNGAHTRSQGNLAVAASSPQPMAVRAQAAPHIQSAVAYSPMPENFEALVNLFEEKKEITLFSHLYSEVHVVNFAPSMLEIRVTDRAPQNLAGKVSQFLTEWTGKRWMVTLSAEQGQPTLSETVKQHKASRMQNAENHPLVKAVLGSFPDAKLTALRTKVKEVEVVDAQAGKEELAEISFDDEE
- a CDS encoding DNA-binding protein produces the protein MANENDIQKIEALFLRLIKVLTTHEAKIANEYICTKAAATYLGISPELLENWRTYGDGPKFTKLAHAVRYKKSNLDEFMLSRTKANTAEVPRG
- the recR gene encoding recombination mediator RecR, with amino-acid sequence MFGTDNPLQRLIALLAKLPGLGPRSARRVALSLMKKPETLLKPLAEAMLETARTMRQCDACGNLDTQNPCAVCQDTRRDRSMVCVVEDVSDLWAMERSGIYKGLYHILGGTLSALDGVGPDQLRIAGLLQRVASSRSTEQPVREVILALNATLEGQTTAHVVAEQLESTGVSLTRLAHGLPIGGELDYLDDGTLIAAFHARAKAG
- a CDS encoding YbaB/EbfC family nucleoid-associated protein; this encodes MKNIGNMMRQAQEMQTRLANMQNDLAAAELHGASGGGLVSVTLNGRGEAKKITLDPKVVDPADIGMLEDLIVAAYNDARKKIEQHVESETQKIMGGMALPPGFKLPFS